In one window of Nocardiopsis aegyptia DNA:
- a CDS encoding glycosyltransferase family 9 protein — translation MDSMGDVLLAGPAVRAVAHGAGRVVLLAGPRGADAAALLPGVDRVVTWCAPWIDPEPPPVEPDDVARLVRVLADTGADRAVVLTSFHQSPLPLALLLRMAGIPWIGAVSDDYPGSLLDLRHRVAPGVPEHERALSLVEAAGFPLPGGDRGRPAVRRPLPDTRSLTGPDGYVAVHVGADAPARELPDALATDTVAALTARGDRVVVTGAAHDEVRAKAVAAGTGTSVAGRTSTAELADVLDRAAVLISGNTGPAHLAAAVGTPVVSLFSPVVPASAWAPQGVPVRVLGDQSAPCAGSRARVCPVPGHPCLTSVTTDDVLAAVDTLLDEEER, via the coding sequence ATGGACAGCATGGGCGACGTCCTGCTGGCCGGACCCGCCGTCCGGGCCGTCGCCCACGGGGCCGGGCGCGTGGTGCTCCTGGCGGGCCCGCGCGGTGCCGACGCCGCCGCGCTCCTGCCGGGCGTCGACCGGGTCGTGACCTGGTGCGCGCCCTGGATCGACCCCGAGCCCCCGCCCGTGGAGCCCGACGACGTCGCCCGCCTGGTCCGTGTCCTGGCCGACACCGGGGCCGACCGGGCCGTCGTCCTCACCTCCTTCCACCAGTCGCCGCTGCCGCTGGCCCTGCTTCTGCGCATGGCCGGGATCCCGTGGATCGGGGCGGTCAGCGACGACTACCCCGGCAGCCTGCTCGACCTGCGCCACCGCGTGGCCCCGGGCGTTCCCGAGCACGAACGCGCGCTGTCCCTGGTCGAGGCGGCCGGCTTCCCGCTGCCAGGCGGTGACCGCGGCCGCCCCGCCGTGCGCCGGCCGCTGCCGGACACCCGCAGCCTGACCGGCCCGGACGGATACGTCGCCGTGCACGTCGGCGCGGACGCGCCCGCCCGCGAGCTTCCCGACGCCCTGGCCACGGACACCGTCGCCGCCCTGACCGCGCGCGGCGACCGCGTGGTCGTCACCGGCGCGGCGCACGACGAGGTGCGGGCCAAGGCGGTCGCGGCCGGTACCGGCACCAGCGTCGCCGGACGGACCTCCACGGCCGAGCTGGCCGACGTCCTCGACCGGGCGGCCGTCCTGATCTCGGGCAACACCGGCCCCGCCCACCTGGCCGCCGCCGTCGGCACGCCCGTGGTCTCCCTCTTCTCGCCCGTCGTCCCCGCCTCGGCCTGGGCGCCCCAGGGCGTGCCCGTACGCGTCCTGGGCGACCAGTCGGCGCCCTGCGCGGGCTCGCGCGCCCGCGTCTGCCCCGTGCCCGGCCACCCCTGCCTGACTTCCGTCACGACCGACGACGTCCTGGCAGCCGTCGACACGCTGCTGGACGAGGAGGAGCGATGA
- a CDS encoding glycosyltransferase, producing MTVDAQPAANAAGGVRTPERVLRILIWHVHGSWTTAFVQSGHTCVLPVDAERGPDGRGRARTWDWPPNVVELSTERLRESRPDLVVLQRPHELELAAGVLGRALGRDVPAVYVEHNTPRGEVPDTRHPLADRDDIPIVHVTHFNALFWDCGRAPTRVIEHGVPDPGHLYTGEVPRVGVALNEPLRRWRTTGTDLLPALAEHVPLDLFGMAVRRVPDHLGLDPSRLRAHEDPPQSAMHRLLARRRAYVHPLRWTSLGLSLIEAMMLGLPVAALGATEAYEAVPPQAGVVSTDPRVLAEALRAYLDDPGLALRTGTAAREAALRRYGVDRFLDEWERVLQEVTS from the coding sequence ATGACCGTCGACGCACAACCCGCCGCCAACGCCGCCGGGGGCGTCCGGACGCCCGAACGGGTCCTGCGCATCCTGATCTGGCACGTCCACGGCTCCTGGACCACGGCCTTCGTCCAGTCCGGCCACACCTGCGTCCTGCCGGTCGACGCCGAGCGGGGACCCGACGGGCGCGGTCGCGCCCGCACCTGGGACTGGCCGCCCAACGTCGTGGAACTCTCGACGGAGCGGCTGCGGGAGAGCCGACCCGACCTGGTGGTGCTGCAGCGCCCGCACGAGCTGGAACTGGCGGCGGGCGTCCTGGGCCGCGCGCTGGGCCGCGACGTGCCCGCGGTGTACGTGGAGCACAACACGCCCCGGGGCGAGGTCCCCGACACCCGCCATCCGCTGGCCGACCGCGACGACATCCCCATCGTCCACGTCACCCACTTCAACGCGCTCTTCTGGGACTGCGGCCGCGCTCCGACGAGGGTCATCGAACACGGAGTGCCGGACCCGGGCCACCTCTACACCGGTGAGGTCCCGCGCGTGGGCGTCGCGCTGAACGAACCCCTGCGCCGGTGGCGGACCACCGGCACCGACCTCCTGCCGGCCCTCGCGGAGCACGTCCCCCTCGACCTCTTCGGCATGGCGGTCAGGCGGGTGCCGGACCACCTCGGGCTCGACCCGTCGCGGCTGCGCGCCCACGAGGACCCGCCGCAGTCCGCCATGCACCGGCTGCTGGCCCGCCGCCGCGCCTACGTCCACCCCCTGCGGTGGACGTCGCTGGGGCTCTCCCTCATCGAGGCGATGATGCTGGGCCTGCCGGTCGCCGCGCTGGGGGCCACGGAGGCCTACGAGGCCGTGCCCCCGCAGGCGGGGGTGGTCTCGACCGATCCCCGCGTGCTGGCCGAGGCGCTCAGGGCCTACCTGGACGACCCCGGCCTGGCCCTGCGCACCGGCACCGCCGCCCGAGAGGCGGCACTGCGCCGGTACGGGGTCGACAGGTTCCTCGACGAGTGGGAGCGGGTGCTACAGGAGGTGACGTCATGA
- a CDS encoding HAD-IIIA family hydrolase → MSRPEYAVVVPTVGRNSLHRALAPLLEAPDAWAPTEIVVVDDRPGHALPPVVDHPRVRIVRGSGHGPAAARQAGWHSCRAEWIAFLDDDVHPPADWPERLCADLSAADAATGGVQGRITVPRPPGRRPTDAERATLGLEGAPWITADMAYRRSALEAVGGFDTRFPRAYREDTDLALRVVDAGFSLRLGERECEHPLRPGRRWSSLGAQRGNADDTLMNAVHGRGWRDRVGEEPGGLRGHVLTTGLLTGAALAALARRPVLAGTLGAGWLARTAAFALRRATAGPADPAEIVDMAVTSALIPPLACGHRIAGSVRHAGARRTPGVRAVLFDRDGTLIEDVPYNGDPDKVRPTAGAADAVALARRAGLAVGVVSNQSGIARGLLEPGQVEAVNRRVDELLGPFDVWRVCPHGEEDGCDCRKPRPGMVESAAAELGVAAAECAVVGDIGSDTAAARAAGARGVLVPTRLTREEERRASPETEPDPAAAVRRLVRGSAP, encoded by the coding sequence ATGAGCCGCCCGGAGTACGCGGTCGTGGTCCCCACGGTGGGGCGCAACAGCCTGCACCGGGCCCTGGCACCGCTGCTGGAGGCCCCCGACGCGTGGGCGCCGACCGAGATCGTGGTCGTGGACGACCGGCCGGGGCACGCGCTCCCGCCTGTGGTCGACCATCCCCGGGTGCGGATCGTGCGCGGCAGCGGTCACGGCCCCGCCGCCGCCCGCCAGGCGGGATGGCACTCCTGCCGCGCCGAGTGGATCGCCTTCCTGGACGACGACGTCCACCCGCCCGCGGACTGGCCGGAGCGGCTGTGCGCGGACCTGTCGGCGGCGGACGCGGCCACGGGCGGCGTCCAGGGGCGGATCACCGTCCCCCGGCCGCCGGGCCGGCGCCCCACCGACGCGGAGCGCGCCACCCTCGGACTGGAGGGCGCGCCGTGGATCACGGCCGACATGGCCTACCGCCGCAGTGCCCTGGAGGCCGTCGGCGGCTTCGACACCCGCTTCCCCCGCGCCTACCGCGAGGACACCGACCTCGCCCTGCGCGTCGTGGACGCCGGCTTCTCGCTGCGGCTCGGCGAGCGCGAGTGCGAGCACCCGCTGCGTCCCGGCCGCCGCTGGAGCAGCCTGGGGGCGCAGCGCGGCAACGCCGACGACACCCTCATGAACGCCGTGCACGGTCGCGGCTGGCGGGACCGTGTGGGGGAGGAACCCGGCGGTCTGCGCGGCCACGTGCTCACCACCGGACTCCTGACGGGGGCCGCCCTGGCGGCGCTCGCGCGCAGGCCCGTCCTGGCCGGAACCCTGGGCGCGGGGTGGCTGGCCCGCACCGCGGCCTTCGCCCTGCGCCGGGCCACCGCCGGTCCGGCCGACCCGGCGGAGATCGTCGACATGGCCGTCACCAGCGCACTCATCCCGCCGCTGGCCTGCGGGCACCGGATCGCCGGCTCGGTCCGCCACGCCGGGGCGCGGCGCACACCCGGTGTGCGCGCGGTCCTGTTCGACCGGGACGGCACCCTCATCGAGGACGTGCCCTACAACGGCGACCCCGACAAGGTCCGGCCCACCGCCGGCGCGGCGGACGCGGTCGCCCTGGCCCGCCGGGCCGGACTCGCGGTCGGCGTGGTCAGCAACCAGTCGGGCATCGCCCGCGGCCTGCTGGAGCCGGGCCAGGTCGAGGCCGTCAACCGGCGCGTGGACGAACTCCTGGGGCCCTTCGACGTCTGGCGGGTGTGCCCGCACGGTGAGGAGGACGGCTGCGACTGCCGCAAGCCGCGCCCCGGCATGGTCGAGTCCGCCGCCGCGGAACTGGGCGTGGCCGCCGCCGAGTGCGCCGTCGTCGGCGACATCGGATCCGACACGGCGGCCGCCCGCGCGGCGGGGGCCCGGGGCGTGCTCGTGCCCACCCGCCTCACCCGGGAGGAGGAACGGCGGGCGAGCCCGGAGACGGAACCGGACCCGGCCGCGGCCGTCCGCCGCCTGGTGAGGGGGTCGGCGCCGTGA
- a CDS encoding carbamoyltransferase family protein has product MRVLGVNAVFHDPAAAIVVDGRTVAAAEEERFSRRKHGKDPVAFSAWELPVQAMRWCLDQAGLRPEDLDAVTYSYDPALADPHGPGQDGDWEILRLLFVERAPSFMVTALPGLDPAKVAYVPHHVAHAASAGLAAPDPGRDLAVFVADGRGETASHLAGAYTDGRLEVLARQPLPESLGLTYEELTEHLGFRRSSDEYKVMALASYGKPTMVEDLRDRIRYEGEGLVRASGVDWGALVPACRPGEEPGPEHADLAASVQAVLEETLLDIAEWLHRRTGYRRLAMAGGVALNCVANSRIARDGPFEDVWVQPAAGDAGTALGGALHAASVAGDPIQPMPGADLGRSWDEDELARLLDEAAVDAERPDDVADAVARALHEDALVAWFQGRSEYGPRALGHRSLLANPSRAENLDRLNAVKGRERFRPVAPMVAADRAPEIFSGGPLPSPYMLFVHNVDPDWRDRVPAVVHVDSTARVQTVDPEDDPLTARVLDRFEELSGLPVLVNTSLNTAGRPMVDSPRDALECFGSAPVDVLAIGPFIVRRRRGEAVR; this is encoded by the coding sequence ATGAGAGTCCTGGGTGTGAACGCCGTCTTCCACGATCCGGCCGCCGCGATCGTCGTCGACGGCAGGACCGTGGCAGCGGCCGAGGAGGAACGGTTCTCCCGCCGCAAGCACGGAAAGGACCCCGTGGCCTTCTCCGCCTGGGAGCTCCCGGTCCAGGCCATGCGCTGGTGCCTGGACCAGGCGGGACTGCGCCCCGAGGACCTCGACGCCGTCACCTACTCCTACGACCCGGCGCTGGCCGATCCGCACGGCCCCGGACAGGACGGTGACTGGGAGATCCTGCGCCTGCTCTTCGTGGAGCGGGCGCCGTCCTTCATGGTCACGGCCCTTCCCGGGCTGGACCCGGCCAAGGTCGCCTACGTCCCGCACCACGTCGCGCACGCGGCCTCGGCAGGGCTCGCCGCCCCGGACCCGGGCCGCGACCTCGCGGTGTTCGTGGCCGACGGCCGGGGCGAGACGGCCTCCCACCTGGCCGGCGCCTACACCGACGGCCGGCTGGAGGTCCTCGCGCGCCAGCCCCTGCCCGAGTCCTTGGGCCTGACCTACGAGGAACTCACCGAGCACCTGGGCTTCCGCCGCTCCAGCGACGAGTACAAGGTCATGGCGCTGGCGTCCTACGGCAAGCCGACCATGGTCGAGGACCTGCGCGACAGGATCCGCTACGAGGGTGAAGGACTGGTCCGGGCCTCCGGGGTGGACTGGGGGGCGCTGGTCCCCGCCTGCCGCCCCGGCGAGGAACCCGGGCCCGAGCACGCTGACCTGGCCGCCAGCGTGCAGGCCGTCCTGGAGGAGACCCTCCTGGACATCGCGGAGTGGCTGCACCGGCGCACGGGCTACCGGCGCCTGGCGATGGCGGGCGGGGTGGCGCTCAACTGCGTGGCCAACAGCCGCATCGCCCGGGACGGCCCCTTCGAGGACGTGTGGGTGCAGCCCGCCGCGGGGGACGCCGGAACCGCCCTGGGCGGCGCCCTGCACGCGGCCTCGGTCGCGGGTGACCCGATCCAGCCCATGCCCGGCGCCGACCTGGGCCGCTCCTGGGACGAGGACGAGTTGGCGCGGCTCCTGGACGAGGCCGCCGTCGACGCCGAACGCCCCGACGACGTGGCCGACGCCGTCGCCCGCGCCCTGCACGAGGACGCCCTCGTGGCCTGGTTCCAGGGGCGTTCGGAGTACGGTCCGCGCGCGCTCGGACACCGGTCGCTGCTGGCCAACCCCTCGCGTGCCGAGAACCTCGACCGGCTCAACGCGGTCAAGGGGCGCGAGCGCTTCCGGCCGGTGGCGCCGATGGTCGCCGCCGATCGGGCACCGGAGATCTTCTCCGGCGGCCCGCTGCCCAGCCCGTACATGCTCTTCGTCCACAACGTCGATCCGGACTGGCGCGACCGCGTCCCCGCCGTGGTGCACGTGGACTCCACGGCGCGCGTGCAGACCGTCGACCCGGAGGACGACCCGCTGACCGCCCGCGTGCTCGACCGCTTCGAGGAGTTGAGCGGTCTGCCCGTGCTGGTCAACACCAGCCTGAACACGGCCGGGCGCCCCATGGTCGACTCGCCGCGCGACGCCCTGGAGTGCTTCGGCTCCGCCCCGGTGGACGTGCTGGCGATCGGCCCGTTCATCGTGCGGCGCCGCCGTGGGGAGGCGGTTCGATGA